In Arthrobacter sp. StoSoilB5, one genomic interval encodes:
- a CDS encoding ABC transporter ATP-binding protein encodes MSTNISHTPAERLRDAGLYAPGDAVLSVRDLNVRFNSENGVVHAVRGVDFDLMPGKTLGIVGESGSGKSVTSMAIMGLLPETADISGSVRYKGKELLGLSDKAMCKYRGSDIAMVFQDPLSSLTPVYTVGNQIIEALTVHNPTMSKQAKEARAVELLRMVGIPSPKDRLKAFPHEFSGGMRQRVMIAIAIANDPRVLIADEPTTALDVTIQAQVLEVLHTAQEETGAAVVMITHDLGVVAGMADDIMVMYAGKPVETGTVEDIYYNPRMPYTMGLLGAVPRVDSANKQSLVPIEGTPPNLTLPVTGCSFAPRCPLASDACLHGEPGLFSVPGSEGHRAACIKTDQLSGEADAHEIFQAPPKPVSKFDGVARLERDVVLELKDVKKHFPLLKGALIKRRIGTVKAVDGLSFDIREGECLSIVGESGCGKTTTLLEIMEFHPDQVGEVVISGVSNKVATDSRTKMAMRKQMQMVFQDPTGALDPRFTVYEVLAEPLENLGMPKAAVRKRIMELMRLVGLQPDHVNRFPNQFSGGQRQRIGIARALAVNPKLVVLDEPVSALDVSIQAGVINLLDQLRAELGLSYLMVAHDLSVVRHISDRVAVMYLGKIVETGDVDEVFDNPRHPYTRALLSAIPVPDPNLERTRERIILQGDLPSPLDAPKGCNFATRCPVFAALPAAKQEKCLTLEPPLASEGQQEFACFFPDGEIDADMLVVHA; translated from the coding sequence ATGAGCACCAACATCTCCCACACACCCGCCGAGCGCCTCCGCGATGCCGGACTATATGCCCCCGGCGACGCCGTCCTCAGCGTCCGGGACCTGAACGTCCGCTTCAATTCTGAAAACGGCGTTGTCCACGCAGTGCGAGGTGTGGACTTCGACCTCATGCCCGGCAAGACCCTTGGCATCGTGGGTGAATCGGGCTCCGGAAAGTCCGTGACGTCCATGGCCATCATGGGACTCCTCCCCGAGACCGCGGACATCTCCGGTTCGGTGCGATACAAGGGCAAGGAACTCCTCGGCCTGAGCGACAAAGCCATGTGCAAGTACCGTGGCAGCGACATCGCCATGGTGTTCCAAGATCCGCTCTCCTCGCTGACCCCTGTTTACACCGTGGGAAACCAGATCATCGAGGCCCTGACCGTCCACAACCCCACCATGAGCAAGCAGGCCAAAGAAGCCCGCGCCGTCGAACTTTTGCGGATGGTAGGCATCCCCAGTCCCAAGGACCGGCTGAAAGCCTTCCCGCACGAATTTTCCGGCGGGATGCGCCAGCGCGTGATGATCGCCATCGCGATCGCCAATGATCCGCGGGTACTCATCGCGGATGAACCGACGACGGCGTTGGACGTCACCATCCAGGCGCAGGTGCTCGAAGTCCTGCACACAGCGCAAGAGGAGACCGGCGCCGCCGTCGTCATGATTACGCACGACCTCGGCGTCGTAGCGGGCATGGCCGACGACATCATGGTGATGTATGCAGGAAAGCCGGTGGAAACCGGGACTGTGGAGGACATCTACTACAACCCGCGGATGCCGTACACCATGGGTCTCCTCGGCGCCGTCCCGCGCGTTGACAGTGCCAACAAGCAGTCACTGGTTCCCATCGAAGGCACGCCGCCCAACCTCACCCTGCCTGTAACTGGCTGCTCGTTCGCGCCGCGCTGCCCCCTGGCCAGCGATGCCTGCCTACACGGTGAGCCCGGGCTTTTTTCGGTGCCGGGTTCCGAAGGCCACAGGGCCGCCTGCATCAAAACGGACCAACTATCGGGCGAAGCGGACGCGCACGAGATTTTCCAAGCACCACCCAAGCCCGTTTCAAAGTTCGACGGCGTCGCTCGCCTTGAGCGGGACGTGGTCCTTGAGCTCAAGGATGTGAAGAAACACTTCCCGCTCCTCAAGGGCGCGTTGATCAAGCGCCGCATAGGCACCGTCAAGGCCGTGGATGGGCTGAGCTTCGACATCCGCGAAGGCGAGTGCCTCTCGATCGTGGGCGAGTCCGGCTGCGGCAAGACCACCACGCTCCTGGAGATCATGGAATTCCACCCGGACCAAGTGGGTGAAGTGGTCATCAGCGGCGTGAGCAATAAGGTGGCCACCGACTCCAGAACCAAGATGGCCATGCGCAAGCAAATGCAGATGGTGTTCCAGGACCCCACGGGTGCACTGGATCCGCGCTTCACGGTGTACGAGGTCCTGGCAGAACCGCTGGAAAACCTGGGCATGCCCAAGGCCGCCGTCAGGAAGCGGATCATGGAGCTCATGCGGCTCGTAGGCCTGCAACCGGACCACGTCAACCGCTTCCCCAACCAGTTCTCCGGAGGCCAGCGCCAGCGCATCGGCATAGCCCGGGCGCTCGCCGTGAATCCGAAACTCGTGGTGCTGGACGAACCGGTCTCTGCGTTGGATGTCTCCATCCAAGCTGGTGTTATCAACCTCCTGGACCAGCTCCGCGCGGAATTGGGCCTGAGTTACCTGATGGTTGCCCACGATCTCTCTGTGGTCCGGCACATCTCGGATCGCGTGGCAGTGATGTACCTGGGCAAGATCGTGGAAACGGGCGATGTGGACGAGGTGTTCGACAACCCCCGCCACCCCTACACCAGGGCCCTGCTGTCAGCGATTCCTGTGCCCGACCCCAATCTTGAACGCACGCGTGAACGCATCATCCTGCAGGGCGACCTTCCCAGCCCGCTTGATGCGCCAAAGGGTTGCAATTTCGCAACGCGTTGTCCGGTATTCGCCGCACTACCTGCCGCCAAGCAGGAGAAGTGCCTTACTCTGGAGCCGCCACTTGCTTCAGAAGGTCAACAGGAGTTTGCATGCTTCTTCCCGGATGGGGAAATAGATGCCGACATGCTGGTGGTGCATGCCTGA
- a CDS encoding ABC transporter permease, translated as MLKYLTKRSGIYLIMIFLTTSAGYFLAVSTLKPAVLEQEKIPRPSPEQVAASFRGLGLDPDASPWERYIGWLGGIITRWDWGRSPNGAFVNAEFADRVLVSTRLFIASIILTLIIGVALGVYSAARQYKYQDRVITSYSYLVHILPAPIAYFLVQLGAISVNETVGQRIFFVTGISTPGIDPGWPAFVDLVAHYAVPTFAMTIFGWAGYQIAQRQYLLDNVNADFVRTARAKGLTRNQAIRRHALRVSFIPVAQSIAFTIPAIFTGGFFAEAIFAWPGIGLWSIQAIGLQDVNVATATLAYGSVIFAIGAILADFATTLVDPRVRVQ; from the coding sequence ATGCTGAAATATCTGACCAAGCGGTCGGGCATCTACCTGATCATGATCTTCCTGACCACGAGCGCGGGCTATTTCCTGGCAGTATCAACGCTCAAACCCGCCGTTCTGGAACAGGAGAAGATTCCGCGGCCATCCCCGGAACAGGTGGCAGCCTCGTTCCGCGGCCTTGGCCTGGACCCTGACGCCAGTCCTTGGGAACGCTACATCGGCTGGCTCGGCGGCATCATTACCCGCTGGGACTGGGGTCGCAGCCCGAACGGGGCTTTCGTCAACGCAGAATTTGCTGACCGGGTGCTTGTTTCCACCCGGCTGTTTATCGCCTCCATCATCCTTACGCTGATCATCGGCGTCGCGCTCGGCGTGTACTCAGCCGCCCGGCAATACAAGTACCAGGACCGCGTCATCACGTCCTACAGCTACCTGGTGCACATCCTTCCTGCCCCGATCGCTTACTTCCTGGTCCAGCTGGGCGCCATCAGCGTCAACGAGACCGTGGGCCAGCGCATCTTTTTCGTCACCGGAATCTCGACGCCGGGGATCGACCCGGGTTGGCCGGCTTTCGTTGACCTCGTAGCCCACTACGCCGTGCCCACGTTCGCGATGACCATCTTCGGTTGGGCCGGTTACCAGATCGCGCAGCGGCAGTATCTCCTGGACAACGTGAACGCAGACTTCGTCCGCACAGCCAGGGCAAAAGGGCTCACCCGTAACCAAGCCATCCGCCGGCACGCCCTGCGGGTGTCCTTCATTCCGGTGGCGCAGAGCATCGCCTTCACCATCCCCGCGATTTTTACCGGCGGCTTCTTTGCCGAAGCTATCTTCGCGTGGCCCGGAATCGGCCTGTGGAGTATCCAGGCAATCGGGCTTCAGGACGTCAACGTTGCCACGGCCACGCTGGCCTACGGCTCGGTAATCTTCGCGATCGGCGCCATCCTTGCCGATTTCGCCACGACGCTCGTCGATCCACGAGTGAGGGTCCAGTAA
- a CDS encoding ABC transporter permease encodes MTNIIDPIAELDEARVADQDVVIGKSRIIFRRFMRNRTAVAGLFIFLALFLFSLFGGFLTPWDKDTIDPLNIGMGPSPDHFLGTSQAGIDLMALIVEGTRISIFIGLIVGGVSVLFSAVYGCTMAFFGGKVDAVMLFILEALIMMPAILVVAVATSGGGGLKDLPSWLLLIIVLLFFSWMGTARLVRSLSMSLMQRDYVKAAKYMGVPSRKIVWRHLVPNIGSLLVLDFTRGITGAVLAEVAFSFIGIGIKLPDVSLGVLIGQATGQVSSFPWMFWVPLTVMFLLTGSLAMMNDGLRDAFDPSSSSIGRAKTKTAKKTNK; translated from the coding sequence ATGACGAACATCATCGATCCCATTGCGGAACTGGACGAGGCCCGCGTTGCCGACCAGGACGTGGTCATCGGCAAGTCCCGCATAATCTTCCGCCGCTTCATGCGGAACCGTACCGCCGTCGCCGGTCTGTTCATCTTCCTGGCGCTGTTCCTCTTCTCCCTGTTCGGCGGGTTCCTGACGCCATGGGACAAGGACACCATCGATCCCCTTAATATCGGCATGGGACCATCGCCCGATCACTTCCTTGGGACGTCGCAAGCCGGCATCGACCTCATGGCCCTCATCGTTGAGGGCACCCGGATCTCGATCTTCATCGGCCTGATTGTAGGCGGCGTATCTGTCCTGTTTTCCGCTGTCTATGGCTGCACCATGGCGTTCTTCGGCGGCAAAGTGGATGCCGTCATGTTGTTCATCCTTGAAGCCCTCATCATGATGCCGGCCATCCTCGTGGTCGCAGTGGCCACCAGTGGAGGCGGCGGACTCAAGGACCTTCCCAGCTGGCTCCTGCTGATCATCGTTCTGCTGTTCTTCAGCTGGATGGGCACCGCCCGCCTGGTGCGCTCATTGTCGATGTCCCTCATGCAGCGGGACTACGTCAAAGCCGCCAAATACATGGGTGTTCCGTCCCGCAAGATTGTGTGGCGTCACCTCGTCCCGAACATCGGCTCGCTGTTGGTCCTCGATTTCACCCGCGGTATCACCGGTGCCGTGCTGGCCGAAGTGGCGTTCTCCTTTATCGGCATCGGCATCAAGCTCCCCGATGTCAGCCTGGGTGTGCTCATCGGCCAGGCCACCGGCCAGGTGTCCTCGTTCCCGTGGATGTTCTGGGTTCCGCTAACTGTCATGTTCCTCCTGACCGGTTCACTGGCCATGATGAACGACGGCCTCCGTGACGCGTTCGACCCCAGTTCCAGCTCCATCGGCCGGGCGAAGACCAAGACCGCAAAGAAGACCAACAAATGA